A section of the Oncorhynchus keta strain PuntledgeMale-10-30-2019 chromosome 15, Oket_V2, whole genome shotgun sequence genome encodes:
- the LOC118394877 gene encoding solute carrier family 26 member 6-like encodes MGVEEQRAGEFYVERDVLNELCLDELARRRTHSTRPLLKERVKDSLRCSVPKLKRSVLSFIPILSWLPRYSVRQDALGDLISGISIGIMHLPMGLAYALLASVPPVYGLYTSFYPVLMYCIFGTSRHISVGPFAVTSIMIGTTTERLAPNSNFMTLNGTNGTQVLDVVARDALRVQIAASTTFLSGIFLFLLGMIRFGFAVTFLSDPMVRAYMTGAGIHVVLSQLPSLFGIRVGRFSGPLSQVYLLIDICRHLPETNIAAVVVTLVALAVLIAVKELNIYFEKKMPVPVPIELITIIVATVISYYCKLHSLYKVAVVGQIPKGLKPPRSPDVSMWGSVVGDAFVVGIVGYALNISLGKIFGQKHGYDVDSNQEMVAVGLCNIVGGLFQCHAIAASPSRTLLQDSTGGKTQVVGLISSVLVLIFILQLGTLFEELPKAVLACIVLVNLKGLFMQFKDIPALWKSNKVDLLVWLVTLVCTILLNLDIGLGVSIGFSMLTVIFKTQLPRYSILGHVPGTELYLDTETYEEAKEIPGITIFRSSTTMYYTNAQLYLDALQEKSGIDIGMLLMKKKKRDTEEKRKDEKEKNKAKKEAKKNGVNGRLPNNTVHPDDKRDEEKGSPDLKLNQTAIALVDRPINGQVNWGFEQQGNGFDQDSKTDIRGDDHMTQMSSTGRNGEMGWSSVNNTHTIILDLSTANFADTATVKTLKNIFLNYRKIDIDIYLTGCQVCVVEQLSSAGFFSESIPKSCLFTTIHDAVLHSLRLHGASDVPIIYEYALDLTCTTKM; translated from the exons GTGTTCAGTGCCCAAGCTGAAGCGTTCTGTGCTGAGCTTTATACCTATCCTGTCATGGCTGCCTCGTTACTCAGTGAGACAAGACGCACTGGGAGACCTCATATCTGGCATAAGCATTGGCATCATGCACCTGCCTATGG GTTTGGCCTATGCTCTGCTGGCCTCTGTGCCCCCAGTGTATGGCCTCTACACTTCCTTCTACCCTGTACTCATGTACTGCATCTTTGGCACCTCCAGACACATCTCCGTAG gcccaTTTGCTGTGACCAGCATCATGATAGGCACCACGACAGAGAGGCTGGCCCCAAACAGTAACTTCATGACTCTAAATGGAACCAATGGGACTCAAGTTCTCGATGTAGTAGCCCGTGATGCCTTAAGAGTACAGATAGCAGCCAGCACCACTTTTCTGAGTGGGATCTTTCTGTTTCTGCTGGGCATGATTCGGTTTGGTTTTGCGGTGACGTTCCTGTCAGATCCCATGGTACGTGCTTACATGACAGGAGCAGGTATACATGTGGTACTTTCCCAACTCCCAAGCCTCTTTGGGATCCGCGTTGGACGCTTCTCCGGGCCTCTGTCTCAGGTCTAT ctcctaaTAGATATCTGTAGACATCTGCCAGAGACTAACATTGCGGCCGTGGTGGTAACTCTAGTGGCCTTGGCGGTCCTCATAGCGGTCAAAGAACTCAACATTTACTTTGAGAAGAAAATGCCTGTGCCCGTTCCAATAGAACTCATAACG ATCATAGTAGCAACAGTTATCTCTTACTACTGCAAACTGCACAGCCTATACAAAGTGGCCGTCGTCGGACAGATCCCCAAAGG ATTAAAGCCTCCCAGATCACCTGACGTCAGTATGTGGGGTTCGGTAGTTGGTGATGCATTCGTAGTAGGCATAGTGGGATATGCCCTTAACATCTCCTTGGGAAAAATCTTCGGCCAAAAACACGGCTACGATGTGGACAGCAACCAG gAGATGGTGGCTGTTGGTCTCTGTAACATAGTGGGAGGACTATTTCAATGCCACGCCATTGCTGCTTCTCCGTCCCGTACCCTCCTCCAGGATAGCACTGGGGGCAAGACACAG GTTGTGGGGCTGATTTCTTCAGTACTTGTGCTGATCTTCATTCTGCAACTGGGGACACTGTTTGAGGAGCTACCCAAG GCTGTCCTGGCCTGTATAGTGCTTGTGAACCTGAAAGGCCTTTTTATGCAGTTTAAAGACATTCCTGCACTCTGGAAGAGCAATAAGGTCGACCTG CTGGTGTGGTTGGTAACTCTGGTGTGTACTATCTTGCTGAACCTGGACATCGGCCTTGGTGTATCCATCGGCTTCTCTATGCTCACTGTCATCTTCAAAACACAACT GCCGAGGTACTCTATCCTGGGGCATGTTCCTGGGACTGAGCTCTACCTGGATACAGAAACATATGAGGAG GCTAAAGAGATACCAGGTATCACCATCTTCCGTTCCTCCACCACAATGTACTATACCAACGCTCAGCTATACCTGGACGCACTGCAGGAGAAG AGTGGAATTGACATTGGAATGCTGCTGATGAAAAAGAAGAAAAGAGACACTGAAGAAAAGAGAAAAGACGAGAAAGAAAAAAACAAAGCCAAAAAAGAGGCAAAAAAG AATGGTGTGAATGGACGCCTACCCAACAATACAGTCCATCCAGATGAcaagagggatgaagagaaaggTTCCCCAGACCTGAAATTGAACCAGACAGCCATTGCCCTAGTTGACCGACCCATCAACGGACAG gTGAACTGGGGTTTTGAGCAGCAAGGTAACGGGTTCGACCAGGACTCTAAAACTGATATTCGTGGCGATGATCACATGACCCAGATGTCCAGTACCGGAAGAAATGGAGAGATGGGGTGGAGCTccgtcaacaacacacacaccatcatcctGGACCTATCCACAGCCAACTTTGCTGACACGGCCACTGTGAAGACGCTGAAAAAc ATATTCCTAAACTACAGAAAGATTGACATTGACATTTATTTAACTGGATGCCAAG TCTGTGTGGTGGAGCAGTTATCGAGTGCAGGCTTCTTCTCTGAGTCCATCCCTAAAAGCTGTCTGTTCACTACGATCCACGATGCGGTGCTACACAGCCTCCGACTGCATGGGGCCTCAGACGTACCCATCATCTACGAGTATGCTCTG GACTTGACCTGCACTACCAAGATGTAA